In Zalophus californianus isolate mZalCal1 chromosome 17, mZalCal1.pri.v2, whole genome shotgun sequence, one DNA window encodes the following:
- the TAT gene encoding tyrosine aminotransferase, translating to MDPYVIQMSSNSNLPSVLDVHVNIGGRSSLLGKMKGRKARWSVKPSDMSNKTFNPIRAIVDSMKVKPNPDKTMIALSIGDPTVFGNLPTDPEITQAMKDALDSGKYNGYAPSIGYLSSREEIASYYHRPEAPLEAKDVILTSGCSQAIELCLAVLANPGQNILVPRPGFSLYRTLAESMGIEVKLYNLLPEKSWEIDLKQLESLIDEKTACLIVNNPSNPCGSVFSKSHLQKILAVAARQCVPILADEIYGDMVFSDSKFEPLATLSSNVPILSCGGLAKRWLVPGWRLGWILIHDRRDIFGNEIRDGLVKLSQRILGPCTIVQGALKSILHRTPQEFYHNTLSFLKSNADLCYGALAAIPGLQPVRPSGAMYLMVGIEMEHFPEFENDVEFTERLVAEQSVHCLPATCFEYPNFFRVVITVPKVMMLEACSRIQEFCELHYHCAEGSQEECDK from the exons ATGGACCCATATGTGATTCAGATGAGCAGCAACAGCAACCTCCCCTCCGTTCTGGATGTGCATGTCAACATTGGTGGGAGAAGCTCCTTGTTGGGAAAAATGAAAGGCAGGAAGGCCAGATGGTCAGTGAAGCCTTCAGACATGTCCAACAAAACTTTCAATCCTATCCGGGCCATTGTGGACAGCATGAAGGTGAAGCCAAATCCAGACAAAACCATGATTGCTCTGTCAATTG GGGACCCCACTGTGTTTGGAAACCTGCCTACAGACCCTGAAATTACCCAAGCCATGAAAGATGCTCTGGACTCGGGGAAGTATAACGGCTATGCTCCCTCCATTG GCTACTTATCCAGTCGGGAGGAGATTGCTTCTTACTACCACCGGCCCGAGGCACCCCTGGAAGCTAAG gaTGTCATTCTGACTAGTGGCTGCAGTCAGGCTATTGAACTTTGTTTAGCTGTGTTGGCCAACCCAGGACAAAACATCCTAGTTCCGAGACCTGGTTTCTCTCTCTATAGGACATTGGCTGAATCGATGGGAATTGAGGTCAAACTCTACAATTTATTG cCAGAGAAGTCTTGGGAAATTGACTTGAAACAATTGGAATCTCTGATTGATGAAAAGACGGCTTGTCTCATTGTTAATAATCCATCAAACCCCTGTGGGTCAGTGTTCAGTAAAAGTCATCTCCAGAAAATTCTGGCTG tGGCTGCAAGGCAGTGTGTCCCCATCTTGGCTGATGAGATCTATGGAGACATG GTGTTTTCGGATTCCAAATTTGAGCCTCTGGCCACCCTCAGCAGCAACGTCCCCATCCTGTCCTGTGGAGGGCTGGCCAAGCGCTGGCTGGTTCCTGGCTGGAGGTTGGGCTGGATCCTCATCCATGATCGAAGAGACATTTTTGGCAACGAG ATCCGAGATGGGCTGGTGAAGCTGAGTCAGCGGATCCTGGGGCCCTGCACCATCGTCCAGGGAGCTCTGAAAAGCATCCTGCATCGCACCCCTCAGGAGTTCTACCACAACACTCTGAGCTTCCTGAAG TCCAATGCTGATCTTTGCTATGGGGCATTGGCTGCCATCCCTGGACTCCAGCCAGTCCGTCCTTCTGGGGCCATGTACCTCATG GTTGGAATTGAGATGGAACATTTCCCAGAATTTGAGAATGATGTGGAATTCACAGAGCGGTTAGTTGCTGAGCAATCAGTCCACTGCCTCCCAGCAACG TGCTTCGAGTACCCGAATTTCTTCCGAGTGGTAATCACAGTCCCCAAAGTGATGATGCTGGAGGCCTGTAGCCGGATCCAGGAGTTCTGTGAGCTGCACTACCATTGTGCTGAAGGGAGCCAGGAAGAGTGTGACAAATAG